One window from the genome of Paenibacillus azoreducens encodes:
- a CDS encoding methyl-accepting chemotaxis protein — protein MSWLKNLPLSQRIIAGCYLVAALFALPALVIFILIGKIIIGICFVVVLASLTYPLARYVERTLTSSFDSIANVTAGIAKGDFTNRVDESGSMGDVSRSFNSMIDKLKKILNDVSSITRKVIESSRGIADKNSELKMVMTSVAAASNELAIGAGEISADVAGMTESIQDIELKVGNYAHSTKEMKKQSDLTLSFVEKGRQSVEKQADGMRKNVEATENVARTIDALSKNAYGINKITKTISELAEQTNLLSLNASIEAARAGEHGLGFAVVAQEVRKLAEESTASTKEVFGLVKSIEQGINQAIENIQVNEEVVRLQNEMIREAEQIFTNIVESVQYIDEQINAFSRESDVMLESAQKISGAIQNISAITEQSSAGTEQMSASMNEQMKSIEAVVEETEAMRQAVFQLQKTIQIFKF, from the coding sequence ATGTCGTGGTTGAAAAATCTTCCGTTGTCTCAAAGGATCATTGCCGGGTGCTATTTGGTCGCGGCGCTTTTCGCCCTGCCGGCACTGGTCATCTTCATCCTGATCGGCAAAATCATCATCGGAATCTGTTTCGTGGTCGTACTGGCTTCGCTTACGTATCCTCTTGCACGCTATGTGGAGAGAACGCTTACTTCCTCTTTTGATAGCATAGCCAATGTGACGGCAGGCATTGCCAAGGGCGACTTCACCAATCGCGTGGATGAATCCGGGTCGATGGGAGATGTCAGCCGTTCGTTCAACAGCATGATCGACAAGCTCAAGAAGATTTTGAATGACGTATCGAGCATAACGCGCAAGGTTATAGAATCCAGTCGCGGCATTGCCGATAAAAATTCGGAGCTGAAAATGGTGATGACATCCGTTGCGGCGGCTTCGAATGAGCTGGCGATCGGCGCAGGCGAAATCTCGGCAGACGTGGCGGGCATGACCGAGTCCATTCAGGACATTGAATTGAAGGTCGGAAATTATGCCCATTCCACCAAGGAAATGAAGAAACAGTCGGATCTGACGCTCAGCTTCGTCGAAAAAGGACGCCAATCGGTAGAAAAACAAGCTGATGGCATGCGCAAAAACGTGGAAGCAACCGAAAATGTCGCCAGAACCATCGACGCGCTTTCCAAAAATGCCTACGGCATCAATAAAATCACCAAAACAATCTCCGAACTGGCGGAGCAAACTAACCTGCTTTCTCTCAACGCTTCCATCGAAGCCGCAAGAGCCGGAGAGCATGGCCTGGGTTTTGCCGTCGTAGCGCAAGAAGTGCGTAAACTTGCCGAGGAATCCACGGCTTCGACCAAGGAAGTATTCGGGCTTGTCAAAAGCATTGAGCAAGGTATCAATCAGGCTATAGAAAATATCCAGGTCAATGAAGAAGTCGTACGTCTGCAAAATGAAATGATCCGCGAAGCCGAGCAGATTTTCACGAATATCGTGGAGAGCGTTCAATACATAGACGAGCAGATCAACGCGTTCTCAAGAGAAAGCGATGTGATGCTCGAAAGCGCGCAAAAAATTTCCGGCGCGATTCAGAATATTTCGGCCATTACCGAGCAGTCCTCTGCCGGAACCGAGCAAATGTCCGCTTCGATGAATGAACAGATGAAATCCATTGAAGCTGTCGTCGAGGAAACCGAAGCGATGAGACAAGCCGTATTCCAGCTGCAGAAAACTATTCAAATTTTCAAATTTTAA
- a CDS encoding SgrR family transcriptional regulator yields MLLKEQYLTLCTRFSEGKENCTPIEVTLEELASALFCTVRNAKLILRKLVEEQLIGWTPGRGRGNYSRITFLAEREDFLLHLSIMLAENGDYKQAFEMLSTYGSGTLAKEKFLDWLNGYFGYKKEAGVEGTPASDTLIFPVLQAPHTLDPAAADFAFDSHLQRQIFDRLLSFDEQLGRIVPGVAHHWKSNADATEWTFYLRKGIRFHHGQELTSNDVVFSFERLRGDTENQWLLREAETIEALGPRVVRIRLRKANRIFDRFMCSVAASILPSGLAGRGEEGFWNLPVGTGPFRVVSYTKHRIKLAAHPDYYQGRPYLDEVDIVIMPEDCAPESIGYPAVLHTWSSFRQDAQKSAAHLNENEEKLRQACTILSWNLRREGPQQSEAFRRAVRMIIHPRELIAELGGPRILPAFGFRPDESQSRVINPVRPERVKAALKEAGYDGAVIRLAVYDKYLEDAKWIQKRLAVWGIRTEMQHYTAWKDADFSISSIVFAEDEVCEIETYLNRSSYLHRYLDEGRLSWIKSRIDDAISAESVKARRMVLREIEQYLRDEASLIFLHHRRLNAFLHPFVRGISLNALGWIDFKDVWLEKHD; encoded by the coding sequence GTGCTTCTAAAAGAACAATATTTAACGCTGTGTACCCGGTTTTCGGAAGGGAAGGAGAACTGTACGCCGATTGAAGTCACCTTGGAGGAGCTGGCTTCCGCATTGTTTTGCACCGTGCGGAATGCGAAGCTCATTCTGCGCAAGCTGGTTGAGGAGCAATTGATCGGCTGGACCCCCGGCCGGGGAAGGGGAAATTATTCGCGGATCACGTTTTTGGCGGAGCGGGAGGATTTTCTCCTGCATCTGTCCATCATGCTTGCCGAAAACGGCGATTATAAGCAAGCCTTTGAAATGCTCAGTACGTATGGCAGCGGAACGCTGGCTAAGGAAAAATTCCTGGACTGGCTGAACGGCTACTTCGGTTACAAAAAAGAAGCGGGAGTGGAGGGTACGCCTGCCAGCGATACGCTCATTTTCCCCGTGCTTCAGGCTCCGCACACACTGGATCCCGCTGCGGCGGACTTTGCGTTCGACTCGCATCTGCAGCGGCAAATTTTTGACCGCCTATTATCCTTTGATGAGCAGCTTGGCCGGATTGTTCCCGGGGTTGCCCATCACTGGAAATCCAACGCGGACGCCACGGAATGGACTTTTTATTTGCGTAAAGGGATCCGGTTTCATCATGGCCAGGAACTGACCTCAAACGATGTTGTGTTTTCTTTCGAACGTCTGCGCGGAGACACGGAAAATCAATGGCTGCTTCGGGAAGCCGAAACGATCGAAGCGCTTGGACCGCGTGTCGTGCGGATTCGCCTTCGCAAGGCCAACCGAATCTTCGACCGTTTCATGTGTTCAGTCGCAGCATCCATTCTTCCGTCCGGCTTGGCAGGCAGGGGCGAAGAGGGCTTCTGGAATTTGCCGGTCGGCACCGGTCCGTTTCGGGTCGTATCTTATACGAAACACCGCATCAAGCTTGCCGCGCATCCGGATTATTATCAAGGCCGTCCTTATTTGGACGAAGTGGATATTGTCATCATGCCGGAGGATTGCGCCCCGGAATCGATCGGTTATCCGGCGGTACTGCATACTTGGAGCAGTTTCAGGCAGGATGCGCAGAAATCTGCGGCTCATCTCAATGAGAACGAGGAAAAATTAAGGCAAGCTTGTACGATTCTATCCTGGAATTTACGGCGGGAAGGGCCGCAGCAGTCTGAAGCTTTCCGTAGAGCCGTACGCATGATCATTCACCCGAGGGAGCTGATTGCGGAGCTTGGAGGGCCCCGTATCCTTCCCGCGTTTGGGTTTCGGCCCGACGAGAGCCAAAGCCGCGTCATTAATCCGGTCCGGCCCGAACGCGTCAAGGCTGCGCTTAAGGAGGCCGGATATGACGGCGCGGTCATTCGTTTGGCGGTGTATGATAAATATTTGGAAGATGCCAAGTGGATTCAAAAGCGTTTGGCGGTTTGGGGAATCCGGACGGAAATGCAGCACTATACCGCCTGGAAAGATGCTGATTTTTCAATCTCAAGCATCGTGTTTGCCGAAGATGAGGTTTGCGAAATCGAAACATATTTGAACCGGAGCAGCTATTTGCATCGGTATCTGGACGAGGGGCGGCTTAGCTGGATTAAGTCCCGGATCGACGATGCGATAAGCGCGGAGAGCGTAAAAGCAAGGCGTATGGTTTTACGTGAGATCGAGCAGTATCTTCGCGACGAGGCGTCATTGATTTTTCTGCATCACCGCCGGCTGAACGCATTTTTGCATCCGTTTGTCCGCGGAATCAGCTTGAATGCGCTGGGTTGGATCGATTTTAAAGATGTATGGCTGGAAAAACATGATTGA
- a CDS encoding HAMP domain-containing sensor histidine kinase, protein MGKIGRIERQPLKRQMILTFVWIMLLSAFCSIMTIGFGLWWLVQNNFFRPANTYENKLPAITSYVRLQHEAILNPSNRAELEKMIPAEGIRYQVVGLDGKPLYGTIADRMVSGREALINTLNRTVSAEPSTGIGGRYVRIDPVISKAGELKGAILLKYKLEVTSQYNNNNKGFNLINITLIVVLILLVMSPFLYIAVFTYLFAARLGRRIARPVHELIKASERISDQDLDFTVSYKAENELGLLTESFENMRSALKSSLLREWKLEQERRDMMDAIAHDFRTPMTVIQGNVELLADTPEMPRSQAEKHLKVIEDNIQRVNRLIQDVQVASEKDIEYFPLRTGEIRLQQFLQDKELEIGYICGSRQVRHSFHVEDFAPGAGEIVLVDVQRVSQVLDNLISNSLRYLPVKGGWLGIRIERHASMLQFEICDNGQGFNNKDLPHLFEKFYSGEMGQSGLGLYTAKIIVEKHGGSIRAYNRQEGGACITFTIRPQEPAAKDEDI, encoded by the coding sequence GTGGGAAAGATCGGACGGATAGAACGCCAGCCCCTCAAAAGACAGATGATCCTGACTTTCGTTTGGATCATGCTTCTAAGCGCCTTTTGTTCGATCATGACAATTGGTTTTGGCTTATGGTGGCTAGTGCAGAACAATTTTTTTCGTCCGGCCAATACCTACGAAAATAAGCTCCCTGCGATCACTTCCTATGTACGATTGCAGCATGAGGCGATATTAAACCCGAGTAACCGCGCTGAGCTGGAAAAAATGATCCCTGCTGAAGGAATCCGCTACCAGGTCGTAGGCTTGGATGGCAAGCCGCTATATGGAACGATTGCTGACCGAATGGTATCCGGTCGGGAAGCTTTGATCAACACACTAAACAGAACGGTTTCTGCAGAACCATCTACTGGGATAGGCGGACGTTACGTCAGGATTGATCCGGTGATTTCCAAGGCCGGGGAATTAAAAGGGGCCATATTGCTGAAATACAAGCTTGAGGTTACAAGCCAATATAACAATAACAATAAAGGTTTTAACTTGATTAACATTACGCTTATCGTTGTGCTCATTCTCTTGGTGATGTCTCCTTTTCTGTACATCGCAGTGTTTACCTATTTATTTGCTGCCCGACTCGGACGAAGAATCGCCAGGCCGGTTCATGAGCTTATTAAGGCCTCGGAGCGGATTAGCGATCAGGACCTTGATTTTACGGTAAGTTACAAGGCGGAAAATGAACTCGGATTGCTGACGGAATCATTTGAAAATATGCGGAGCGCCCTCAAAAGCTCGCTGCTCAGAGAATGGAAGCTGGAACAGGAGCGGAGGGACATGATGGATGCCATCGCCCATGATTTTCGGACGCCGATGACGGTGATTCAGGGGAATGTGGAGCTGCTGGCGGATACGCCCGAAATGCCGCGCAGCCAAGCTGAAAAACATCTGAAAGTCATCGAAGACAACATCCAGCGGGTCAACCGTTTGATTCAGGACGTACAGGTGGCATCCGAAAAGGATATCGAATATTTTCCGTTAAGGACCGGAGAGATCCGTCTGCAGCAATTCCTTCAAGATAAGGAACTCGAAATCGGCTACATTTGCGGTTCTCGCCAGGTAAGGCACTCCTTTCATGTTGAGGACTTTGCGCCGGGTGCTGGCGAGATCGTGTTGGTGGACGTGCAGCGGGTCAGCCAGGTTTTGGACAACCTTATATCGAACAGTCTTCGCTACCTGCCTGTGAAGGGGGGCTGGCTCGGAATTCGGATCGAGCGGCATGCATCCATGCTCCAGTTTGAAATTTGCGACAATGGCCAGGGGTTCAACAATAAAGACCTGCCGCATCTGTTCGAGAAATTTTACAGTGGAGAGATGGGGCAATCCGGTCTGGGGCTGTATACGGCCAAAATCATCGTTGAAAAGCATGGAGGCAGCATCCGCGCATATAACCGCCAAGAAGGCGGAGCCTGCATAACCTTTACGATCCGGCCCCAGGAGCCTGCCGCAAAAGATGAGGATATTTAA
- a CDS encoding FAD-dependent oxidoreductase yields the protein MTTTTKNQKHIAIIGGGPGGLTLALILQQHGIPTVIYEREMADKSHERGGSLDIHEDSGQQALKEAGLYEAFQKVARYEGEDFRLFDKTGKCFIDEVADEDAPGGRPEIDRGVLCELLLSKLDSAIIRYGYKLNKAVSLANGMTELHFENGFVDTAHLVVGADGAFSRVRPLLSDTDVSYSGLTMFELNVVDAANRHPDLAAFNRRGKVFALDDHKGILGQLNGDGRIKVYASLKVDREWLDTIGIGSENPQDAKAKLLELFQDWDESLKNYIRYAAEVVLPRRIYMLPIGFKWNRNPGVTLIGDAAHVMSPFAGEGVNLAMQDAMELALAIIRHDDQAKAIEEYEEKMYEYASEKARESNDNLTLCFSDDAAPNLTELMNSYHEQYNEA from the coding sequence ATGACAACTACTACGAAAAATCAAAAGCATATCGCCATTATCGGAGGCGGCCCAGGTGGACTCACACTTGCACTTATTCTTCAACAACATGGCATTCCAACGGTTATTTATGAACGTGAGATGGCAGACAAGAGCCACGAGCGCGGGGGTTCTCTTGACATACATGAGGACTCCGGGCAGCAAGCGCTAAAGGAAGCAGGACTTTATGAGGCTTTTCAAAAAGTGGCACGATACGAAGGCGAGGACTTTCGGTTATTCGATAAGACTGGAAAATGCTTCATTGATGAAGTGGCCGATGAGGATGCTCCAGGAGGCCGGCCAGAGATCGATCGTGGCGTGCTTTGCGAATTACTTTTAAGCAAGTTAGACTCAGCGATCATCCGGTACGGATATAAACTGAACAAGGCCGTTTCACTCGCCAATGGCATGACCGAGCTTCATTTCGAGAACGGCTTCGTAGATACCGCGCATCTCGTAGTTGGAGCGGACGGCGCCTTCTCCCGTGTTCGTCCACTGCTTTCGGATACGGATGTCAGTTATTCGGGACTAACCATGTTCGAGCTAAATGTAGTGGACGCTGCTAATCGTCATCCTGATTTAGCAGCATTTAACCGTCGTGGTAAAGTGTTTGCATTGGACGATCACAAAGGCATTTTGGGGCAGTTGAATGGCGACGGGCGCATTAAAGTGTATGCGAGTCTGAAGGTTGATCGGGAATGGCTCGATACAATCGGTATTGGGTCTGAAAATCCGCAGGATGCGAAAGCAAAACTGCTAGAGCTCTTCCAAGATTGGGATGAATCGCTAAAGAATTATATCCGCTATGCGGCAGAAGTTGTTCTTCCAAGACGGATCTACATGTTACCGATCGGGTTTAAGTGGAACAGAAATCCCGGCGTTACTCTTATCGGTGACGCGGCTCATGTCATGTCACCTTTCGCCGGCGAAGGAGTCAATTTGGCGATGCAGGACGCAATGGAACTAGCTCTTGCGATTATTCGGCATGATGATCAAGCTAAGGCAATTGAGGAATACGAGGAGAAAATGTACGAATACGCTTCGGAAAAAGCTCGAGAGTCCAATGATAATCTCACCCTGTGCTTTTCAGATGATGCAGCGCCGAATCTTACTGAATTGATGAATTCATACCACGAGCAGTATAACGAAGCTTAA
- a CDS encoding fibronectin type III domain-containing protein, with protein MRNKKTQQKPVAPVLSVVSADETTAKLEWTLPSGSALTDGYYYRLKNLTNGQVFDIQYPDSTYIDTTLAGGQRFEYQVQAVNHVGESEWSNTVRVTISPVESATSYRIVAQNNTTQQEVFNSVVNDTFSPVTSLGPGTLYDTLAMRKT; from the coding sequence TTGAGAAATAAAAAGACTCAACAAAAGCCAGTGGCTCCAGTTCTGAGTGTTGTCTCTGCGGATGAGACAACTGCAAAGCTTGAGTGGACACTACCTAGTGGATCCGCTTTGACCGATGGGTATTACTACAGGTTAAAAAATCTCACCAATGGGCAAGTGTTTGATATTCAATATCCAGACAGCACATACATCGACACCACGCTTGCCGGCGGTCAGAGATTCGAGTACCAGGTGCAGGCCGTTAACCATGTTGGGGAGTCAGAATGGAGCAATACCGTACGAGTCACCATTTCTCCGGTTGAGTCAGCGACATCTTACCGGATCGTGGCCCAAAATAATACAACGCAGCAAGAGGTCTTTAATTCAGTTGTCAATGACACCTTCTCACCAGTTACCTCGCTAGGGCCGGGCACGCTTTACGATACACTAGCCATGCGTAAAACCTAA
- a CDS encoding PEP-utilizing enzyme — MGSATSHAAIVAREYSIPAVVAIENVTNTLKVESGLK; from the coding sequence ATTGGGAGCGCAACCTCCCATGCGGCGATTGTAGCAAGAGAATATAGTATTCCAGCTGTCGTCGCCATTGAGAATGTCACAAATACATTGAAAGTGGAGAGCGGATTAAAGTAG
- a CDS encoding protein-glutamine gamma-glutamyltransferase — protein sequence MILIGGQEAVVETRTWPALWQKVFISKKSSPTEYRYVSLTHLQFELKLRTAIVEAAKALRRSGVQFEDFEHSHCNPQFWNLNRQGGFELRENITPADGIRDIFVNGPMYGFECATAIVIVLYKGVLECINEQDFNRLFAGLLLYDWHYDSDLRLIEKQGASQAFPGDVLYFKNPEVNPAQIEWQGENTIKIEEDLYYGHGIGIVSARGIIDNLNRHRVPGSTVSAYLTDQVIYPDFLYLSRFEAGNAGVHPDTAQEDFMHESGMVFRIGRRRYLLA from the coding sequence GTGATACTAATCGGCGGTCAGGAAGCCGTGGTGGAGACGAGAACGTGGCCTGCTTTATGGCAAAAGGTTTTTATCTCCAAGAAAAGCAGTCCCACCGAATATCGGTATGTTTCTTTGACTCATTTGCAGTTTGAGCTGAAGTTAAGAACGGCGATCGTGGAGGCTGCCAAAGCGCTTCGGCGAAGCGGCGTTCAGTTCGAGGACTTCGAGCATTCCCATTGCAATCCGCAATTTTGGAATTTGAACAGGCAAGGCGGCTTTGAATTAAGGGAAAATATCACCCCCGCCGATGGAATACGGGATATCTTCGTTAATGGTCCCATGTACGGATTCGAATGCGCTACGGCGATCGTGATCGTTCTTTATAAAGGCGTGCTCGAGTGCATCAACGAACAGGATTTCAACAGGCTGTTTGCAGGTTTGCTCCTGTATGACTGGCATTATGACAGCGATCTGCGTCTGATCGAAAAACAAGGCGCATCCCAGGCCTTCCCGGGCGACGTTCTCTATTTTAAAAATCCGGAAGTTAATCCTGCGCAGATAGAGTGGCAGGGGGAAAATACGATCAAAATCGAAGAGGATCTGTATTACGGACATGGCATCGGGATCGTGTCTGCCCGCGGCATCATCGACAATCTGAACAGGCATCGCGTGCCGGGAAGCACGGTGTCCGCCTATCTGACCGACCAAGTGATCTATCCGGATTTCCTTTATTTATCCCGGTTTGAAGCCGGCAATGCCGGAGTGCACCCGGATACGGCCCAGGAAGACTTTATGCATGAGAGCGGTATGGTTTTCCGGATCGGACGGCGACGTTATCTGCTCGCTTGA
- a CDS encoding MDR family MFS transporter — protein MQSTNNSGSTQAAFSLKQILPVLLAVASGMFLVILDSTIMNVAVPKLVSAFHTNLSTIQWVITAYTLSLSAVIPLAGWFSDRFSPKRMFMTSIVLFVVASVLCALAQTPEQLILFRIIQGLGGGMVAPIGIATTFSISPPDKRGSVMGILGIPMLLAPILGPILSGWLIEYMNWHWIFLINVPVGLIALLMAWRYLPTAKPRHNSKLDVVGALLAPVSFASLVFAVHQGGEKGWSDIWTLVSLVCGILLLAIFIWHELRQKYPLLELRVFRSPAFVHGIIVAWLNQIALFGSILLFPLFLQQAKGLSPLEAGLYVIPQAILSTIGINVGGKLFDRFGVRPVALIGILSLSGSLLALTQITAHTSPLYIMCSFAFAGLGQGLTLMQINTHVLKSAPKELVSRVTPITTSAQQIMSSFGVTITMAFLSGQIRKLPVDHTLDQLGHAFGSTFWITFGFAVAALVLSLFFAKRTDTTTARSQSPQSK, from the coding sequence ATGCAGTCAACAAATAATTCAGGGAGTACGCAAGCCGCATTTTCATTGAAACAAATATTGCCGGTGTTGCTTGCTGTGGCTTCTGGGATGTTTCTTGTCATCTTGGATAGCACAATTATGAATGTCGCAGTTCCGAAATTGGTAAGCGCCTTTCATACGAATCTTAGCACCATTCAATGGGTAATTACTGCCTACACGTTGTCATTGTCGGCCGTCATTCCGCTCGCAGGTTGGTTCTCGGACCGTTTCTCACCGAAACGGATGTTTATGACGAGCATCGTGCTGTTCGTTGTCGCTTCTGTGTTATGTGCGCTGGCTCAGACGCCTGAGCAACTGATCCTATTCCGAATCATCCAAGGACTCGGAGGTGGCATGGTTGCTCCAATCGGGATTGCAACAACCTTCTCCATTTCTCCTCCTGACAAGCGAGGTTCAGTAATGGGTATTCTCGGCATTCCGATGCTGCTCGCTCCGATTCTTGGTCCCATTCTGTCGGGCTGGCTCATTGAGTATATGAATTGGCATTGGATATTTCTCATCAATGTGCCTGTTGGTCTAATCGCGCTCTTGATGGCTTGGAGGTATCTGCCTACAGCGAAGCCGCGGCATAACAGTAAGCTAGATGTAGTGGGCGCACTCTTGGCTCCGGTTTCCTTTGCATCGCTTGTGTTCGCAGTTCATCAAGGAGGTGAGAAGGGATGGTCTGATATATGGACGCTTGTTTCGCTTGTATGCGGAATTCTCCTGCTGGCTATATTTATCTGGCATGAACTGCGGCAAAAATATCCGCTTCTGGAGCTTAGGGTGTTCCGCTCTCCTGCATTCGTTCATGGGATTATCGTTGCTTGGCTCAATCAGATCGCATTGTTCGGTAGCATTCTATTATTCCCGCTGTTTTTGCAGCAGGCAAAGGGACTTTCGCCGCTTGAGGCGGGGCTGTATGTCATCCCGCAGGCAATCCTGTCGACGATCGGGATCAACGTCGGTGGTAAGTTGTTTGACCGTTTCGGAGTTCGCCCGGTTGCCTTGATTGGTATTCTGTCCTTATCCGGATCGTTACTTGCCTTGACACAAATTACTGCCCATACCAGTCCGTTGTACATCATGTGCAGCTTTGCCTTCGCAGGGCTTGGCCAGGGCTTAACGTTGATGCAGATCAATACCCATGTGCTCAAGTCGGCTCCGAAGGAATTAGTCAGCCGCGTGACACCGATAACGACTTCTGCCCAGCAAATTATGTCATCTTTCGGTGTAACGATTACGATGGCTTTTCTTTCTGGACAGATTAGAAAACTTCCAGTCGATCATACACTCGATCAGTTAGGGCATGCTTTTGGTTCTACGTTCTGGATTACGTTTGGATTTGCAGTGGCTGCACTTGTGCTCAGTTTATTTTTCGCAAAACGTACCGATACTACAACTGCGCGATCCCAGTCACCTCAATCGAAGTAG
- a CDS encoding MBL fold metallo-hydrolase, translating to MTKVIIEPITLNIDVPAFPGGKWPLNPTLITSENAVILVDTGMPDSAKMIAAELEKCDLSIGQLTAIILTHQDIDHVGSLAKLLEVNPNIEVFAHELERPYIEGDRPLVKGLPSPLDAQFSEGYVAPTTPFIERTLEGGEELNIADGLITIHTPGHTEGHISLYHPDSKTLIAGDALVIRGSKFQGPNPMQTPDLDKAYQSIAKFAAYDIKRVICYHGGLYESETLNEEIAQIAATGPVK from the coding sequence ATGACAAAAGTGATTATTGAACCAATCACTTTAAACATCGATGTGCCGGCTTTTCCAGGGGGGAAATGGCCGCTTAATCCTACCCTGATTACAAGTGAAAATGCTGTAATACTTGTAGACACAGGTATGCCAGATAGCGCAAAAATGATCGCTGCGGAATTAGAAAAATGTGATTTATCCATCGGCCAATTAACAGCGATCATTTTGACACACCAAGATATCGATCATGTTGGAAGTCTGGCCAAACTGCTTGAAGTTAATCCAAACATTGAAGTATTTGCACATGAGTTAGAGCGTCCATATATTGAAGGTGATCGACCTCTTGTTAAAGGATTACCTTCACCATTAGATGCCCAATTTAGTGAGGGTTACGTAGCTCCGACAACACCGTTTATAGAACGCACATTAGAAGGTGGCGAAGAACTAAATATTGCTGACGGCCTCATTACTATTCATACGCCAGGTCATACAGAGGGTCACATAAGCTTATACCATCCTGATTCAAAAACATTAATTGCTGGCGATGCACTGGTCATTCGCGGATCTAAATTTCAAGGTCCAAACCCGATGCAGACGCCTGATTTAGACAAAGCGTATCAATCAATAGCGAAGTTCGCTGCTTATGATATTAAACGTGTGATCTGCTACCACGGCGGGTTGTACGAATCTGAAACATTGAATGAAGAAATCGCACAAATTGCTGCAACTGGCCCGGTGAAATAA
- a CDS encoding fibronectin type III domain-containing protein, whose translation MPDWNLGSPYNYRVAAENDTGEGEYSELHDIWTLPSEPDSFDVAEVTTTEITAHWSSVPGEEGYVFLVNGEETEQLPTGSTEYTITSLTAGTTYKLGIKAVNRSGSGAVKILSVTTLPEAPVVVEDPRGGSSPLDRITLSMIGF comes from the coding sequence ATGCCGGATTGGAATCTTGGATCGCCTTATAACTACCGCGTAGCTGCAGAAAACGATACGGGAGAAGGGGAATATTCGGAGCTTCATGATATTTGGACGCTGCCGAGTGAGCCTGACTCTTTTGACGTAGCAGAAGTAACCACCACCGAAATAACAGCCCATTGGTCGTCGGTACCCGGAGAGGAAGGATATGTCTTCCTCGTTAATGGAGAAGAAACGGAACAACTTCCAACAGGTTCTACGGAATATACAATAACCAGCTTAACCGCAGGCACCACCTATAAGCTTGGGATAAAGGCTGTGAACCGCAGTGGATCCGGAGCAGTGAAAATCTTGTCTGTAACAACACTTCCAGAAGCGCCAGTGGTGGTGGAAGACCCCCGTGGAGGTTCGAGTCCTCTCGACCGCATCACTTTATCAATGATAGGTTTCTGA
- a CDS encoding radical SAM/SPASM domain-containing protein: MKKFKKFYVELTSRCNLACTFCPPTHRATHYITIEQFTHTLDEIKPYAEYIYFHVKGEPLLHPHIDQLLDIAHEKGFKVNITSNGTLLHKAGHKLMNKPALRQMNFSLHSFDGHISSKNKDEYIAKVLNFVKEAVQQSNLIVSLRLWNLDMDNATNLEQSRNREMLAYIEKEFGLDYKIEEKVEPGKGIKIADRIYINMDHEFEWPDLNAEEDFSPGFCHGMRSQAGVLADGTVIPCCLDGEGVINLGNIHRQPFKEIIESERAVNIVEGFSRREAVEELCRKCGYRKRFNYKANGFAEESSSEPRTRTCTDYRNGQELDPITDLTHI; encoded by the coding sequence ATGAAGAAATTCAAGAAATTTTATGTCGAGCTGACGAGCCGCTGCAATCTGGCCTGTACCTTTTGTCCACCGACTCACAGGGCGACCCATTATATTACAATTGAACAATTTACCCATACGCTGGATGAAATCAAGCCGTATGCGGAGTACATTTATTTTCATGTCAAAGGGGAACCGCTGCTTCACCCCCATATCGATCAGCTTCTGGATATCGCCCATGAGAAGGGATTTAAAGTAAACATAACGTCCAACGGAACGCTTCTGCATAAAGCGGGACACAAACTGATGAACAAACCTGCGCTGCGGCAGATGAATTTCTCACTGCACAGCTTTGACGGGCATATCAGCTCCAAGAACAAGGATGAATATATCGCCAAGGTATTGAACTTCGTCAAGGAAGCGGTCCAGCAGTCGAATCTGATTGTATCGCTCCGGCTGTGGAATCTCGACATGGATAATGCGACGAACCTGGAGCAGAGCCGCAACCGCGAAATGTTGGCCTATATCGAGAAGGAATTTGGTCTGGATTATAAAATCGAAGAAAAGGTCGAGCCCGGAAAAGGCATTAAAATTGCGGACCGGATATACATCAATATGGACCATGAATTCGAATGGCCCGACTTGAATGCGGAAGAGGACTTTAGTCCGGGTTTCTGCCATGGTATGCGCAGCCAGGCCGGGGTGCTGGCGGATGGTACTGTCATCCCGTGCTGCCTGGACGGGGAAGGCGTCATTAATTTGGGCAATATTCATCGGCAGCCGTTTAAGGAAATCATTGAAAGCGAACGGGCCGTGAATATCGTTGAAGGCTTTTCGCGCCGTGAGGCGGTGGAAGAGCTTTGCCGGAAATGCGGGTACCGGAAACGGTTCAACTATAAGGCGAACGGATTTGCCGAGGAATCCTCTTCCGAGCCGAGGACAAGAACTTGTACCGATTACCGCAATGGACAAGAACTTGATCCGATTACCGATTTGACACATATCTAA